The sequence below is a genomic window from Humulus lupulus chromosome 3, drHumLupu1.1, whole genome shotgun sequence.
GAGGCAAAACCCCTGGAGAAAGAGGTAAGAGAAAGCGAGTACCTGAGAGCTTCAGAGGTCTGGTTGGAAAAGGTTCTAGAAAGAAGGTAACCCTTTCTTCTGGCCAAGCTTGCCAAAGCCATTTGATTTCAAGACCACACCACCAGTCTGCGGCTATATATAAGATAGCGAGTTGTATATCAACATCAAGCAAGAAAGCAAATTCTTTTTTGGCGTTCAACTCGAttttagtatatatatgtaatataGTTCTGAATCAGTATACATACATAAATCAGTATTCCAAGTCTCAGACAGCAAACAGAGCATTACCATTAGGCAGCTAGTCCTAGTACACAATCTGAACATATACTAACTTAAAAGAATATACAGAACAATACAATCATGTGGGATAATTGAACTTAACATAACCAAATTAACAACTAAAACACAACAAACTAATAAGCAAGAGCACAATCAAATGCAACATTAAAAAATTGAGAATTGAACAATGCATAAAACAATAAACAACCCCAATGATTATACTGGTTCAAGACCAATAGATCGAAGTGATCTATGGCTCTAATCCAGTTCTGGAACACCACCAACTTCCTTTTTATTGATAAGAACAATTTCTTGGTACAATACAGTCAAGTAGATTCAACTCTCTTGGATCCTCTCAAAGTGCTTATCTTCCTCACAAAACACTCAGACCCGAGCTTGCATATTCATCAACATATTCTTAGCTGCTGAGCTGTGATATATTGAAGGGCTTAGTTGCAATTAATTAGCTGTTTTTCCTTCTTAACTGTTGTAACTGTAATTAGTTAAGAATCGGCTAGCTTAGTACTGGGTTAGTGATATAAATTTCATTCTTGTATTGCTGTATTCCTTTAATGAAAAACAGAGCTTTTCATTCatgttcttcttctctttttctcctgGTTCTCTTTGGTAATATGGTATCATAGCCACGAAGTGCTTCCTCTTCTTCGACAGTTTTTTTTTCCTGACTTCTTTTTCAACTTCTTCGGATCCATGGTGACCACTCGCAGTGGTATTGGCCCGCGAGACTCTCATGAAGATCCTCTAAATCTCCATGATACGAACCCTCCTGTCATTCCAGCTGATTCAGTATCGATGGATCGCCCTGCTTTCCCTAACCCAAGTTCTCGCTCATCCAGAGATGAAAGTCGGGATCCCTATCATTTAGGTCATGGCGATCATCCTAGTGCAAATTTAGTTCCCAAAATTCTTACCGGTGGGGAGAATTACACTTCCTGGAGGCGTTCAATGATGGTGGCCCTCCTTGCTCGAAACAAAGTTCATTTCATCACAGGTAAACTTCCTCAACCAGCTCCAACTCATGAAGATTATGATTCTTGGTGCCGATGTAATAGCACTGTTATCTCCTGGATTTTACATGCCGTGTCTAGTGAGATTGCTGATAGTGTGATGTATCTTGATGATGCATCTCTGATTTGGTCTGACCTCTATGAGCGTTTTCATCAAAATAATGGTCCGCGAGTTTTCGAGGTAAAGCGATCTCTGCAGGTTCTTCATCAAGGGAGTCACAGCATTCAGACGTATTTTACTCGCCTCAAAGCTCTTTGGGACTTGGTTAATGAGTACCGTCCACAACCTCTTTGTACATGTGGTGCAATGAAGACCTAGTACACAATCTGAACATATACTAACTTAAAAGAATATACAGAACAATACAATCATGTGGGATAATTGAACTTAACAGAACCAAATTAACAACTAAAACACAACAAACTAATAAGCAAGAGCACAATCAAATGCAAGATTAAAAAATTGAGAATTGAACAATGCATAAAACAATAAACAACACCAACGATTATACTGGTTGAAGACCAATCCAGTTTTGgagactataggttggcccattaaaccatagtgtaccatatctaataatataagcccaataggcccaatatatcccctagggtaagaaggcatacgaTACATctttgtgtagatcgtgagagattcaaagatgaacaatggagactcaatgtcaggtatgttttaTCTCTATATGTTCAATTCAATACACTAAATAAAGTTTGATCTTGCAGATTACATGAGCATGGTTTATTGTTATTGATTTCAGAATTGATAATGTTATAATGCTCATatgttaaaaatattaataattggcATCAGAGCCAGGTTCACTTGATTTTAGGGTTTGAAATTTTGATATATACCCAATCTTttcaaaatctgatttttttcacAAGAAATTTCGAAATCATGCTATGTTAATGGGAAATCGGGTTTGATAATGAGTATTGGGTTTTAGCTATTTTTTTTGGGCAAAAATTTCATGCTTTTTTGTTGTGAAAACTGAGCTTTTCATAGAGCTCAACAATGGTGGAAACCCATTTTTGGTTTTCATGTTGTTTTGACCTTTTTTGTTGGGAAATAAGGAGAATGGATATGCTAAGGTGGTTGACGACATTGAGAGGAAGAAAACCCATGTTACAGTGGCCAAAATGGTGGCCGGAGAAGGTAGTTGCAGTCGGGTCGGACCCGCGGGCCGAACCGGGTCGAACGCAACCCAGATGCCCAATTTTCAGAGGTCAGGGACGACTAAAAACGACACATCGTTTTGCCTCTGTCAGgaaaaaacgacatgtcgtttaagGGGGGAAAATATGGGTCATTTTTGCtataaaacgacatgtcgttttttaaaaaaaaactacatgTTGTTTTTCCAAAAACCTACATGTCGTTTTTTCCaaaaactacatgtcgtttttccaaaaaaactacatgtcgtttttaCAAAAAACTACATGTCATTTTCCCaaaaactacatgtcgtttttcCAAAAACTAAATGTCGTATGggcttatttttaaaaaaaaaacaaataacaaaaGCTTTTTTGGGCGCATGAGGTGTCATTTTTTGGCCAAATTTTTACCATTTCACTCCTATTCTCATATCCTACTATTTGTATAtgtttatgcacaagattaatTCATGAATTTGGTTTCATAAATGTATTTATATTTAATCTTTTGTGGCATAAATCTTATTATATATTGTcaacaattattgtttattttcttgcatGTCGTAAGAATAAGCATGTATATTGTTTAGTAAAgaggaacatttaaataattatttatttaaattttatgtttttcctccaaaattacattaagatctatataagtaattaattatcctatcgataataattGCTTGGTAAGGATGATTAATATGGTGAAGAGAATTTATTAAACAttatgaatcacaatttatctatcctttcgatagtaaattaatgtatttgattataatgtttaataaatTGTTCTTACCTGTATATGAGTTctattttgtgtgtttgtctaagaactc
It includes:
- the LOC133825854 gene encoding uncharacterized protein LOC133825854, with translation MVTTRSGIGPRDSHEDPLNLHDTNPPVIPADSVSMDRPAFPNPSSRSSRDESRDPYHLGHGDHPSANLVPKILTGGENYTSWRRSMMVALLARNKVHFITGKLPQPAPTHEDYDSWCRCNSTVISWILHAVSSEIADSVMYLDDASLIWSDLYERFHQNNGPRVFEVKRSLQVLHQGSHSIQTYFTRLKALWDLVNEYRPQPLCTCGAMKT